The genomic region GAACGGTGGAAGGTCGCTGCCGCACACGCCGGCGGCGCGGAAGCGCAGGAGCACCTGGCGATCCTCCAGAGAATCCGGGGTCGGTTCGGCGACGTCGGTGCGCTCGAAGGTGTACGGCGCGACGAGTCGGTACGACCACACGTCACACCTCCACCGGGACGCTGTTGTAGCCCCACTGGAAACTCGACGGCGGGCGCAACGCCGCCTCGCGGTCGATGCGCCAGTCGCTGACGCGTCTGAGCCATTCGGTCACCATTATGGTGATCTCCAGTCGCGCTAGGTGTACTCCGAGGCAGAAGTGCTGGCCGCGGCCGAACGCGAGCAGGCGCTCGATGGGCCTGTTCCAGAGGAAGTCGTCGGGGGCGGGGTACTCGCGCTCGTCGCGGTTGGCCGAGGCGAGCAGTGTGATGACCCGCTGACCGGGGCGGAACGTGGTGTCGTGCAGGGTGAACGGCCGGCGGACGGTACGAGCGAACCACTGCGCGGGCGCGCAGTAGCGGATCATCTCCTCACGGGCGACGGGCACGTTCGCATCCAAGTCGTCTGCCACGGCGGACATCTGGCCCGGTCGCAGGCCGAGTTCCCACAGGCCGTGCGCAACGATCTTCGGCACGGTCTCCGTGCCGCCGATGAAGATGCCCAGCAGTTGGGTGGCCGCCTCGACGTCCTCGAGCGCGGACCCGTCGGGCAACCGGTAGGCGATCAGGTTGTCGATGATCGGATTGCCGCCCGGTTCGGTGCGGCTGCGCTGCACGAGCGGGACGAGGTACTCCAGATATCCGGGGCGGGCGTTGGCGACCTCCACGCCGCTGCCCGGCCGAGCCAGGCTGCCGGCGTTGACCGTGGCCAGCACCTCGGATGCGAGATCGACCGGCAGGCCGAGCAGTTTGCACACCACCGACGAGGCGACGATACCGCCGTAGTCCTGGGTCAGGTCGAAGGTGCCGCGCGGCAGCAACTCGTCGAGGCGCTCGTTGGCCAGTGCGCGGATGCGGTCGGCCAGGTTGGTCACCGACCGTGGCCGGAACGGGCCCGAGGTGCAGCGCCGCACGGTGTCGTAGACCGGTGCGTCGAAGTTGGCGTGAAACGGCATCGGGTGCAGCGGCGGATCCTGCACGGGCCCGTCGTTGTGACGGCCCAGAACCGTTGCCGCGGGCAGCGTTCCCTCCGACGCGACGAACGTGCCGTCGTTGACCACCAACACCCGCCAGATGTCCTCGAAACGCGACAGCGCGTAGGTGTCCCACCTGTCGACGTAGTAGACCGGATGGTGGTCGCGCAAAGTCCGGTAGTACGGCAGCGGGTCGGCCATAACCGCCGGGTCGAACGGATCGTAGGAGAAGTCCTGCACCACTTCTGACTTCGGAGCCTTCATTGCAGTGGGGATGGCGGTAGGGCCTGCAGGATCGAGTCCTCCCAGCCGTCGCGCAGCGCAGGCGCGACGCTCATCCAGGTGACGATCTCGGCCGGCGGGCTGTCTTTCCACGACGGGTAGTGGTTGGCGAAGCAATCCCAGTCGCCGTCGAGCGCCCAGTAGTGGATGACCTCGTTGAACCGGAACGTGGTGATGAACGAACCGAGCCAACGCTTCCCGGTGCGCTCCGACCACGGGACATAGAGGCGCTCCAGCTCCCGGATGTAGTCGTCCTGGCGGCCGGGTTTGGTCTGCATGATCTCCTGGATCACCAGGCCGGCGCCGAATCCCTCGGCCCGCAGCTGCGCAAGGGTTCTGTTGAACTTGCCCGCGTACATGATGCGGCCCTCGCCCGTCGCGCCGAGTTCGGCCAAGAACGCCGCCCATATCGCGGCCGCGGCCCGGTGGGAACCGCCACGGGCCTGGGCCTTGCCGATGCGCGCGTAGTCGGCGAAGGTGTCGATCTCCCAGATCGCCGTGACCTGTGGCCAGTGGCCGTTGTACGGGGTGGTCTCCCACAGCGCGAACAACCGCGCGCCGAGCTCGGTCATCATCGGTTGGTAGACGTCGGTGAACACCTCCGTGAATCGCTCTTCGCGGCCCGATCCCAGATCGATCGTCTCGTGCAAATACAGCAGCGTATGGCCGTAGAACTTCTTCATGGCCTGCCCTCGGTTGACACTGGCACCCTGCGAGCGTGACACTTGTCGCGTGTTTTGTAAAGGTGTGGGAGCGGCCGCATGATGACGCTGACGCCGCTGGCGGACGGCTTCTGCTTCGGGGAGGGCCCGCGGTGGTTCGAAGGCCTGCTGTGGTTCTCCGACATGCTCGGCGAAGCGGTGCACACCGTGAACCTCCACGGCGACATGACGACGCTGCAGCTGGGCGGCCATGCGCCGTCGGGTCTCGGTTTTCGTCCCGACGGGTCGCTGCTGATCTCGTCCACCGAGAAGCGCCAGGTGCTCCGCTATGACGGCGAATCCCTCACTGTCCTGGCCGATCTGGGCGATGTGGTGCCTGCCGCGCTGGGCGACATGGTCGTCGACGAGGCCGGTCGCGCCTATGTCGGATCGCAGGCCCGCGAAGGCGGTGTCATCGTGCGCGTCGATCCCGACGGAGCGGTCACCGTCGTCGCCGACGAGCTCGCCTTCCCGAACGGCATGGTGATTACACCGGACCGCGCGCGGCTGGTCGTCGCCGAGTCGATCGGCCGGCGGTTGACCGCGTTCGCCATCGGCGGTGACGGGTCGCTCACCGACCGCACGGTGTTCGCCGAGGGACTCGACGGCCCGCCGGACGGCATCTGCCTGGACGCCGAGGGTGCGGTGTGGGCGGCGATGACGCTGGCCCACCGGTTCGAGCGGATCACCGAAGGCGGCACCGTCACCGACCGAATCGATGTCGGCGAAAGAACGGCCATCGCGTGCGCGCTCGGCGGTCCCGAGGGACGCACGTTGTTTCTCGTCACCACCACCGACGCATATCCGCAGCGGCTGGTCGGTACGAAGCTGTCGCGGATCGACGCGACGACCGTCGACATCGGTGGAGCGGGCCTGCCATGAGCGACGCCTATTACGAACTCGTCGACCCCGCCGATTCGCACGGCGAGAAGTTCCGCGCCACCGACCTCGTCCGCAGCACCTGGTCGGCGGCGATCCAGCACGGGGCGCCGGTGTCCGCGTTGCTGGTGCGGGCGCTCGAACGCTGCGCCGCCCGAGACGACACCCGGTTGAGCCGGGTGCTCGTCGACCTGCTCGGCGGTGTCCCGGCCGAGGGCGATCTATGGGTGCGGTCGCGAATCGACCGCTCCGGCAAGCAGATCGAGTTGGTCAGCGCCGAGATGCTCGCGCCCGGACCCGACGGCGCACCGCGGCCCGTCGCGAAGGCAAGCGGATGGCGGCTGAAAACCATCGACACCGGCGAGGTGGTGCACGCGCCCGCGCCGCCGCTGCGCCCGCTCGCCGAGGCCAAAGACCGTGACATGAAGAAGGACTGGGACCGCAACTACGTCCACAGCCTCGACTGGCGGTGGCTGACCGGGCCGATGAGCGAGGGCCCCGGCGAGTCCTGGATCCGGCCGGAGGTCGACCTGGTCAGCGGCGAGTCGATGACGCCGCTGGAGCGGCTGTTCGCGGTCGCCGACGATGCCAACGGCATCGGCTCCAAGCTCGACATCCGCCGGTGGACCTTCATGAACACCGATCTGGTGGTCCACGTGCACCGGATCCCCGAGGGGCAGTGGATCGGCATCCGTGCCGAAACCAGCTACGGCCCGGATGGAATCGGGACGACGCTGGGCACGCTGTTCGACCAGTCCGGTGCCGTCGGCGCGATCCAGCAGTCGGTCCTCGTCCGCCCCATGCCCGGCCGCTGACCTTCCCACTCCTCGCCGAAATGGAATTCCCGGCCATCAAGGCGGGCTGTTGATAACCGTCGCTTCCTGCTCGCTGGATGTCGGCCCTTATACGCACGATTCGGTGATGAGAACCATCTTTGTTGGAAGTCAAGCGCTCGCTCGGGGCGAGGTCACGCGCGCCGGGCTGCGAACGGCGTTTCAGGCCCTGTACCCCGATGTGTACATGCCCAAGGTCGGTGATCCGTCGCTTTACGACAGGACGGTTGGCGCGTACCTCTGGTCAGGGGAACGCGGCGTCATCACCGGCCGTGCCGCTGCCGCACTGCACGGCGCGCGATGGGTCGACGACGATTCACCGATCGAGCTCCTGTGGAACAACAACCATCCCCCGCCCGGCATCGTCACGCGGAACGAACGGTTTTCCATCGACGAGGTGGTGGAGCTCTACGGGATGCCCGTGGCAAGTATCCAGAGGACCGCATTCGACCTGGGACGGCACTTGATGAGGTCGAACGCCGTTGCCCATCTGGACGATCTGGCACGGGTGACAGGAGCGTCGGCCGAGCATGTGCTGCCCTTGGTCGAGCTCTACAAGGGAGCCCGTGGGGTCCGCCGGCTGACCGAATGCCTCGAGCTGATGGATCCGGGTTCACAGTCACCGAAGGAGACCTGGCTGCGACTTCTGCTCGTCGAGGCGGGGTTTACCCGTCCCGCTACCCAGATTCCGGTATTCGCCTCGGCTGCAAAGCCTTTCGCCTACCTCGACATGGGGTGGGAACACCTCAAGATCGCGGTGGAGTACGACGGTGATTACCATCGCGCCGATCGAAGCCGTTATGCGTGGGACGTCCGAAGACTCGCGATGCTTCATCGTCTCGGATGGCTGCACATCCGCGTCATCGCCGAGGACCGCCCCGGTTATATCGTCGATCAGGTTCGGCGAGCGTTCTCGGTTCGCGAAACAGAAGGAATGGTCATCAAGCAGCCTGCCTGACGACCTGGAATTCCATTTCGGCGAGGGGAACAAGCGAGAGGAACAACTAGTCGACGAGCCTCAGGGCCGCGGCGGGACACTGGGTGACGGCCTGTTGCATGCGCTGCCGATCGGACTCCGGCCGCTCGGCGCCGTGGATCTCCACGATGCCGTCCTCAGTCACCTCGAACACGTCGTCGGCGATCGACTCGCAGATGCCGTGACCGGTGCACTTGTCGAGATCGACTTCGACGCGCATCAGCCCTCCTATCGAACGACCGCGGGCAGCCGCTTCACGCCGTTCACGAAATTGCTGTACAGCAGGTCGGGTTCACCGAACTCGATGCTTGTCAGCCGGGTCAGCAACTCGCGGAACAGGTTTCGGAGTTCCGCCTTGGCCAGCTGGCTGCCGAGGCAGAAGTGCGGTCCGCCCCCACCGAAACCGAGGTGCGGGTTCGGTGAGCGTCGCAGGTCGAACGTTCCCGGATCGTCGAACACGCTCTCATCGCGGTTCGCCGAACAGTAGAACAGCCCGACCTTGTCGCCGGCCGCGACGGGCTGCCCGTTGATCTCGGTGTCCTCGGTCGCGAAGCGGGCGAACTGCAGCACCGGCGACGACCACCGGACGAACTCCTCGATCGCCAGTCCGATCCGGCCCGCGAAGTCGGCCATCAGCCAGTCCAGTTGCTCGGGGTGCTCGACCAGCGCCATCATCGTGTGCGTCGTCGCCTGCTTGGTCGTGTCGTTACCCGCCGACGCCAGCAGGATCAGAAAAGCGCCGACCTCCTC from Mycobacterium sp. IDR2000157661 harbors:
- a CDS encoding cytochrome P450, with the protein product MKAPKSEVVQDFSYDPFDPAVMADPLPYYRTLRDHHPVYYVDRWDTYALSRFEDIWRVLVVNDGTFVASEGTLPAATVLGRHNDGPVQDPPLHPMPFHANFDAPVYDTVRRCTSGPFRPRSVTNLADRIRALANERLDELLPRGTFDLTQDYGGIVASSVVCKLLGLPVDLASEVLATVNAGSLARPGSGVEVANARPGYLEYLVPLVQRSRTEPGGNPIIDNLIAYRLPDGSALEDVEAATQLLGIFIGGTETVPKIVAHGLWELGLRPGQMSAVADDLDANVPVAREEMIRYCAPAQWFARTVRRPFTLHDTTFRPGQRVITLLASANRDEREYPAPDDFLWNRPIERLLAFGRGQHFCLGVHLARLEITIMVTEWLRRVSDWRIDREAALRPPSSFQWGYNSVPVEV
- a CDS encoding NIPSNAP family protein, giving the protein MKKFYGHTLLYLHETIDLGSGREERFTEVFTDVYQPMMTELGARLFALWETTPYNGHWPQVTAIWEIDTFADYARIGKAQARGGSHRAAAAIWAAFLAELGATGEGRIMYAGKFNRTLAQLRAEGFGAGLVIQEIMQTKPGRQDDYIRELERLYVPWSERTGKRWLGSFITTFRFNEVIHYWALDGDWDCFANHYPSWKDSPPAEIVTWMSVAPALRDGWEDSILQALPPSPLQ
- a CDS encoding SMP-30/gluconolactonase/LRE family protein, producing MTLTPLADGFCFGEGPRWFEGLLWFSDMLGEAVHTVNLHGDMTTLQLGGHAPSGLGFRPDGSLLISSTEKRQVLRYDGESLTVLADLGDVVPAALGDMVVDEAGRAYVGSQAREGGVIVRVDPDGAVTVVADELAFPNGMVITPDRARLVVAESIGRRLTAFAIGGDGSLTDRTVFAEGLDGPPDGICLDAEGAVWAAMTLAHRFERITEGGTVTDRIDVGERTAIACALGGPEGRTLFLVTTTDAYPQRLVGTKLSRIDATTVDIGGAGLP
- a CDS encoding thioesterase family protein, with translation MSDAYYELVDPADSHGEKFRATDLVRSTWSAAIQHGAPVSALLVRALERCAARDDTRLSRVLVDLLGGVPAEGDLWVRSRIDRSGKQIELVSAEMLAPGPDGAPRPVAKASGWRLKTIDTGEVVHAPAPPLRPLAEAKDRDMKKDWDRNYVHSLDWRWLTGPMSEGPGESWIRPEVDLVSGESMTPLERLFAVADDANGIGSKLDIRRWTFMNTDLVVHVHRIPEGQWIGIRAETSYGPDGIGTTLGTLFDQSGAVGAIQQSVLVRPMPGR
- a CDS encoding ferredoxin, translating into MRVEVDLDKCTGHGICESIADDVFEVTEDGIVEIHGAERPESDRQRMQQAVTQCPAAALRLVD